TGTGATTCGTTTTTGGATTATCGCCATCCTGCTGTTGGCGGTTGGACTCAGCACCATAAAGCTGCGCTGAGGTGAACGCAAGTGTTTGACGCAAAGAGAAGTTACGCGGTTTTGGGCTTGGCTCGCAGTGGCATCGCCGCCGCCTACAAAATTCGGGACTTGGGTGGAAACCCCTTTCTGAGCGATGCTCAACTACAGGAAAAAATCAGCGGTGCGGCTGAATTGCAGAGGGATTTTGAATGTGAATTTGGTGGACACAGCGACCGGCTTTTTGAATATCAAACCTGGGTGGTGAGCCCCGGTATTCCGCTGGATTTACCCCTGTTGAAAAAAGCCCGCACGCGTGGAATTGAGCTAATCAGCGAAGTGGAGCTGGGTTACCGCCTGAAAGCTGCGGACAGCAAAATCATCGCCGTAACCGGTTCCAACGGCAAAAGCACCACCGTCTCGCTCATTCACCACATCCTGAAAAAACTGGGCTACAACAGCATCCTGGCTGGCAACATCGGCTCCGCCTTCTGCTCTTGGCCCGTCGAAAAACCGGGCTTGGACTTCATCGTTTTGGAAATCAGCAGTTTTCAGCTGGACCTTATCCACAGCTTCAAGCCGGATGTGGCTGCCCTGCTGAACGTTACCCCAGACCACCTGAACCGCTACGCTTCCTTTGAGGATTACACCGCCTCAAAATTCCGCATCTTTGAAAACCAAAGCCGGGAAGACAGCGCCGTGGTTTGCATTGATTCCCCGCCCATAGTGGACAATTTGGCTTTGGTTGAAGCGCGTCTTCTGCGCTATTCCCTGCATCAAAAACCACCGCAATGTGAGGCTTGGCTGGAAGATGGAAGCATCCACCTGGGCACACACAGCCTGGCGGTTTCGGAGCTTGGCATTCGTGGGCCTCATAACCACGCGAACACCATGGCTGCGCTTTTGGCGTTGAATCCCTTTATCGAAAATCTCGAAGAGGCAATGGAAGCGGCGAAAAGTTTTCATTCCCTGAGCCACAGGCTGGAATTTGTGGCAAAGGTAAATGGCATCTCATTTTACAACGATTCCAAAGCCACGAACACGGATTCGGTCCGAAGCGCCCTCAATTCCTTTGACAGACCCATCCGCGTGATTATGGGCGGCTCGGATAAAGGTGAGGATTACGCCGTTTTAACCCCGCTTTTGAAACAGCGCGCCCAAAAACTCTATCTCACGGGCGACAGCAGCGAAAAAATGAAGGAGGCCTGGGCTGGCAAGCTTGACCTGGAAGTGTTGGCTGATTTTGAAGCCGCGGTCTATGCCGCGTTCAGGGATTCCGCGTCCGGGGATATTGTCGTGCTTTCACCCGCCTGCGCCAGCTTTGACCGCTTTGAGAATTACGAACAGCGCGGCGAGGTTTTCCGCCAAATCGTGAACGCCATCAGGAGTAAATATGAAAAAGAATAGAAGTTCCTCCGTCATTGTTTCCATCGACAACGGCATCTTAATCTGCTATCTGCTCCTGTGTCTGGTGGGCCTGATTGTGATGCTGGACATCACTTCCATCCAAAGTTCCATGGCAAAGTTTTACCGGCATTCAATCTCACTGGGTGCCTCGATTATGGCAGCCATCGTGACCATGTATTTTTTCAATGTGGATAAGGCCCGACCCTTGAACCGCTGGCTGATTTTCTTGATTATCGGATTGCTTTTGGCGGTGTTGCTTTTCGGGGTGGAGGTCAATGGCGCCAAGCGTTGGCTGAAACTGGGACCCTTTTTGGCTCAACCCAGCACCTTCGCGCGTTTGGTGTTGGTTATGTTTTTCGCCGGATATTTGGATTTGAAACAGGATAAGCTCGGTTTGACCAACGTGAAAAACCTGGTTCTGGAATTCATCCCGCTCATCGCCTACACAGGTATCATCTATATTTTCATCCTTTTGGAGCGCCATCTCAGCACCCTCATCATCAGCGGCATGACGTTGCTGGGAATGCTGTTCTATGCCGGGCTGCGCAAGCGTTTTGTGATGAGCGTGGTGTTGGTGGGATTGTTGGGTGGAGTGATGATTATCTCCATGGGCGATTCTTTCCGTTCCGACCGCATTCGAACCTTCAAAGTCTATTCCCTGCTGGTTCCCAAGCGTCCTGAACCTGCCAACACGCCGGAGGAATATCAGGTTCGGGAAAGCCTCACCGCGCTCACCAGCGGTCATCTTGTCGGCACAGGTATATCCCGTGGACGCGCCAAACACTATTTCCTGCCCGAAGCGCGCACAGACTATGTTTACACCATCATCGGCGAGGAATTTGGCTTTTTGGGAGCCGCGGCGGTGCTTTTGATGCACGCTTGGCTCTTTTTCCGCATCCTGAAACTGGCGGAGAAACAGGAAAATAATTATCATAAATACCTCTGCGCCGGCTTGGGGATGAATATCTTTTTCAACGCCCTGATAAACACCGGAGTCAGTATGTCCATCATTCCCGCCACCGGAAACACTTTGCCTTTCGTAAGTTATGGCGGCACAGCGCTTTTGGTGGATTCCATCTCCATCGGCTTGATTTTGAATATCAGCGCGAAACGGAGGCAGGTGTGAGATTCATCTTTGGCGCCGGAGGAACCGGAGGCCACATCTATCCTGCCATCGCCATCGCGCAGCGCCTGCGTCAGCAGGGTCATGAAATCATTTTCATCGGCAATAAAGGCGGGATGGAAGAAAACCTGGTGCCCAGGGAAGGCTTCGAAATCCGCCTCATCAGGGTTCAAAAACTGCATCGCGGCTTCAAGCTCAGCAATCTGCT
This Candidatus Cloacimonadota bacterium DNA region includes the following protein-coding sequences:
- the murD gene encoding UDP-N-acetylmuramoyl-L-alanine--D-glutamate ligase, whose translation is MFDAKRSYAVLGLARSGIAAAYKIRDLGGNPFLSDAQLQEKISGAAELQRDFECEFGGHSDRLFEYQTWVVSPGIPLDLPLLKKARTRGIELISEVELGYRLKAADSKIIAVTGSNGKSTTVSLIHHILKKLGYNSILAGNIGSAFCSWPVEKPGLDFIVLEISSFQLDLIHSFKPDVAALLNVTPDHLNRYASFEDYTASKFRIFENQSREDSAVVCIDSPPIVDNLALVEARLLRYSLHQKPPQCEAWLEDGSIHLGTHSLAVSELGIRGPHNHANTMAALLALNPFIENLEEAMEAAKSFHSLSHRLEFVAKVNGISFYNDSKATNTDSVRSALNSFDRPIRVIMGGSDKGEDYAVLTPLLKQRAQKLYLTGDSSEKMKEAWAGKLDLEVLADFEAAVYAAFRDSASGDIVVLSPACASFDRFENYEQRGEVFRQIVNAIRSKYEKE
- a CDS encoding FtsW/RodA/SpoVE family cell cycle protein — protein: MKKNRSSSVIVSIDNGILICYLLLCLVGLIVMLDITSIQSSMAKFYRHSISLGASIMAAIVTMYFFNVDKARPLNRWLIFLIIGLLLAVLLFGVEVNGAKRWLKLGPFLAQPSTFARLVLVMFFAGYLDLKQDKLGLTNVKNLVLEFIPLIAYTGIIYIFILLERHLSTLIISGMTLLGMLFYAGLRKRFVMSVVLVGLLGGVMIISMGDSFRSDRIRTFKVYSLLVPKRPEPANTPEEYQVRESLTALTSGHLVGTGISRGRAKHYFLPEARTDYVYTIIGEEFGFLGAAAVLLMHAWLFFRILKLAEKQENNYHKYLCAGLGMNIFFNALINTGVSMSIIPATGNTLPFVSYGGTALLVDSISIGLILNISAKRRQV